A single Amphiura filiformis chromosome 8, Afil_fr2py, whole genome shotgun sequence DNA region contains:
- the LOC140159605 gene encoding craniofacial development protein 2-like encodes MVKTNLYKGKNHLPSALFNIRTLNSLAKKEELAHEAAHYGIDIICLQEHRICHNDSLLQEDLNGYRLVTSSAWKSQRNAATGGVGFLISPRALNSSMSIISHNERIMEISLLGNPTSTVFCCYSPHNEQPKEAVISFYQELSSTVNAIPAHNLLIIGGDFNAQLGPSIGRSLHTC; translated from the coding sequence ATGGTCAAGACAAATTTGTACAAAGGAAAAAACCATTTACCATCAGCACTTTTCAACATCAGAACTCTCAACTCACTAGCCAAAAAAGAAGAACTTGCTCATGAAGCCGCACATTATGGCATTGACATCATATGTCTGCAGGAACACCGGATTTGTCACAATGACTCCCTCTTGCAGGAAGATCTGAATGGATACAGATTAGTCACCTCTTCAGCATGGAAGAGCCAAAGGAATGCTGCCACTGGTGGAGTAGGCTTCTTAATCTCACCAAGAGCTCTCAATTCCTCCATGTCCATTATTAGTCATAATGAACGGATTATGGAAATTTCTCTGCTGGGCAATCCAACATCCACAGTTTTCTGTTGCTACAGTCCACATAACGAACAACCCAAAGAAGCTGTTATCTCCTTCTACCAAGAACTCTCTTCTACAGTTAATGCCATCCCAGCTCATAACTTACTTATAATCGGAGGAGACTTTAATGCTCAGCTTGGGCCATCCATTGGACGCTCTCTTCACACCTGCTAA
- the LOC140159209 gene encoding uncharacterized protein isoform X1 has protein sequence MKLPSEVSSTLVEASSRVSIRCDSVNVNVIGAHPPPPAYERVIRERRLQQTSNETRGLPTSTEHCPLPPVTTFQFPYATNISYPNSRIPSVPNTPCTTVSSPMSSTSCTSTPATSPVFTFPTAPFPGMRTIPSPINVKQEPLSSFEDDGMSDSGSNMTDEEVIDMVDQMREESSSPDPSSPLGARLSPPLISQNEWTTSTFNDKQFFSNVVTTKGETIIDAAATSSFQSSMNYPTPFCDYPSAAPTPVIKEEIKQECMSSCITGGESLSCNGFEVPNVSGFNL, from the exons atgaaattgccATCGGAAGTCTCGTCTACTCTGGTTGAG gCTTCATCTAGGGTTTCAATCAGATGTGATAGTGTCAATGTAAACGTAATTGGAGCTCATCCACCACCACCTGCGTATGAACGCGTTATACGAGAACGAAGACTGCAGCAAACAAGTAATGAAACAAGGGGACTTCCAACTAGCACAG AACACTGCCCGCTTCCTCCCGTAACAACATTCCAATTTCCCTATGCAACTAATATCTCTTACCCTAATTCTAGAATACCCTCAGTCCCCAATACACCCTGTACCACAGTATCTAGTCCAATGTCCTCGACGTCGTGTACCAGCACCCCTGCAACCTCACCAGTTTTCACATTTCCAACTGCACCATTTCCTGGGATGCGCACCATACCGTCACCAATAAACGTCAAGCAAGAACCTCTAAGCAGTTTTGAAGATG aTGGTATGAGTGACAGTGGTTCAAACATGACCGACGAAGAAGTCATTGAT ATGGTCGATCAAATGCGAGAAGAAAGTAGTTCTCCAGATCCAAGTAGTCCTCTAGGTGCCAGGCTCTCACCACCCTTAATCAGTCAAAATGAATGGACGACAAGTACGTTTAATGATAAACAATTTTTCAGCAATGTTGTCACAACAAAAGGAGAAACTATCATAGATG CAGCTGCAACCTCATCATTCCAGTCGTCAATGAATTACCCAACACCATTTTGCGACTATCCGTCTGCAGCACCTACACCAGTTATCAAGGAAGAAATTAAACAAGAATGCATGTCATCTTGCATAACAG GTGGAGAATCATTATCATGCAATGGTTTTGAAGTACCTAACGTCAGTGGTTTCAACTTGTGA
- the LOC140159604 gene encoding coelenterazine h 2-monooxygenase-like gives MASSDALNRLQVVAKHFEEVPTFRSVVVNHVLASPTGVHPTSTSAGITSKSATEWWGKCRRINILDCDMSYYDSDPAGKSKNAVIFLHGNPTSSFLWRNIIPHVEPVARCLAPDLIGQGRSSKRVNHSYRFVDHYRYLSEWFDSVNLPEKVTFVVHDWGSGLGFHWCHMHPDRVAAIIHMESVVGSMQAGWEVFPEHGRKDFQALRTEAGEQMVLKNNFFVEKYLPATILRNLSEDEMNAYREPFANPGEDRRPTLTWPREIPVEGDGPEDVINIANDYFEWFCGTNDIPKLFIDGEPGYFSPLIRRVMEFWPNQETVRVKGLHFLQEDSPKEIGDAIRAFLLKKVLN, from the coding sequence ATGGCGTCATCTGATGCACTGAATCGTTTGCAAGTTGTAGCTAAACACTTTGAAGAAGTCCCAACTTTCCGTAGCGTTGTTGTTAACCATGTTCTCGCATCACCTACAGGAGTCCATCCCACGTCAACCTCCGCAGGAATCACCTCAAAGTCTGCGACAGAATGGTGGGGAAAATGCCGTCGCATTAACATCCTGGACTGCGACATGAGCTACTATGACTCGGACCCAGCAGGTAAAAGCAAGAATGCGGTAATATTCCTGCATGGTAACCCAACTTCATCATTCCTATGGCGGAATATCATTCCTCACGTTGAACCTGTAGCCAGATGTCTTGCACCAGATCTTATTGGCCAAGGGAGATCCAGCAAGCGTGTAAATCATTCCTATCGCTTTGTGGACCACTACCGATACCTGTCCGAATGGTTCGACTCCGTAAACCTGCCCGAGAAAGTCACCTTCGTTGTACATGATTGGGGATCTGGTCTTGGTTTTCATTGGTGTCATATGCATCCAGATCGTGTAGCAGCTATCATACACATGGAGAGTGTTGTGGGCTCCATGCAAGCTGGATGGGAAGTCTTCCCAGAGCATGGTAGAAAAGATTTTCAAGCTCTAAGAACTGAAGCGGGAGAGCAGATGGTACTTAAAAACAACTTCTTCGTGGAAAAGTACCTCCCTGCCACGATTCTGCGCAACCTAAGTGAAGATGAAATGAATGCTTATCGCGAACCGTTTGCAAACCCAGGGGAAGACCGTAGACCGACTCTAACCTGGCCTCGCGAGATCCCTGTCGAAGGAGATGGTCCAGAAGATGTGATCAACATTGCCAATGACTATTTTGAGTGGTTTTGTGGAACAAATGACATACCAAAACTGTTTATTGATGGTGAACCTGGATATTTCAGTCCTCTTATTCGCAGAGTTATGGAATTTTGGCCCAATCAGGAAACGGTGAGAGTGAAGGGACTTCATTTTCTGCAAGAAGATTCCCCGAAGGAGATTGGAGATGCTATTCGAGCATTTTTGCTGAAGAAAGTACTTAACTAA
- the LOC140159603 gene encoding coelenterazine h 2-monooxygenase-like, translating to MDAHKAQGRLQNLSRQIRPKPITSSVIVTPCGSETNSSDPRTLFPVSKSGTEWWGKCRQIMVLDCDMSYYDSDPAGKSKNAVIFLHGNPTSSFLWRNIIPHIEPVARCLAPDLIGQGRSSKRANHSYRFVDHYRYLSEWFDSVNLPEKVTLVIHDWGSALGFHWCHMHPNRVASIVHMESLVRAFPGWPGFPTLRATDVFQNLRSEAGDDLVLNGNFFVESILPLAIMRDLTEDEMNAYRQPFVNPGEDRRPTLTWPREVPIEGDGPEDVIKIAHDYFKWLCESKDIPKLYIDGEPGFFSENLRKLHNVIPNQKTVQVKGLHFLQEDSPDEIGRETKDFLIKNVYIN from the coding sequence ATGGATGCACACAAGGCACAAGGACGCTTGCAAAATCTGTCAAGACAAATCCGACCGAAGCCAATTACTTCCTCGGTGATTGTAACGCCATGCGGTTCTGAAACAAACAGTAGCGACCCTCGCACTCTATTCCCTGTAAGTAAATCTGGGACAGAGTGGTGGGGAAAATGCCGTCAAATTATGGTGTTAGACTGCGACATGAGCTATTATGACTCGGATCCAGCAGGTAAAAGCAAGAATGCGGTAATATTCCTGCACGGTAACCCAACTTCATCATTCCTGTGGCGGAATATCATTCCTCACATTGAGCCTGTAGCCAGATGTCTTGCACCCGATCTTATTGGCCAAGGAAGATCCAGCAAGCGTGCTAATCACTCCTATCGCTTTGTGGACCACTACCGATACCTGTCCGAATGGTTCGACTCCGTAAACCTGCCCGAGAAGGTCACGTTAGTCATACACGATTGGGGATCTGCACTAGGTTTTCACTGGTGTCATATGCATCCAAATCGTGTAGCATCCATAGTTCACATGGAGAGTCTTGTTCGCGCCTTCCCTGGGTGGCCTGGTTTTCCGACATTAAGAGCTACTGATGTGTTTCAAAATCTAAGAAGTGAAGCTGGAGATGATCTGGTCCTCAATGGCAACTTCTTTGTTGAGTCCATCCTTCCTTTGGCTATAATGCGCGATCTAACCGAGGATGAGATGAACGCGTATCGTCAGCCATTCGTGAACCCCGGTGAAGACCGTAGACCAACTTTGACCTGGCCTCGGGAGGTCCCAATCGAGGGAGATGGTCCAGAAGATGTTATCAAGATTGCGCACGACTACTTCAAATGGTTATGTGAATCGAAGGACATACCCAAATTGTACATTGATGGTGAACCAGGATTTTTCAGTGAAAATCTCCGAAAGTTACACAATGTTATACCAAATCAGAAGACGGTGCAAGTGAAAGGTCTCCATTTCTTGCAAGAAGATTCGCCAGATGAAATCGGACGAGAAACGAAAGATTTTCTGATCAAGAATGTCTATATTAATTGA
- the LOC140159209 gene encoding uncharacterized protein isoform X2 has product MKLPSEVSSTLVEASSRVSIRCDSVNVNVIGAHPPPPAYERVIRERRLQQTSNETRGLPTSTEHCPLPPVTTFQFPYATNISYPNSRIPSVPNTPCTTVSSPMSSTSCTSTPATSPVFTFPTAPFPGMRTIPSPINVKQEPLSSFEDDGMSDSGSNMTDEEVIDMVDQMREESSSPDPSSPLGARLSPPLISQNEWTTSTFNDKQFFSNVVTTKGETIIDAATSSFQSSMNYPTPFCDYPSAAPTPVIKEEIKQECMSSCITGGESLSCNGFEVPNVSGFNL; this is encoded by the exons atgaaattgccATCGGAAGTCTCGTCTACTCTGGTTGAG gCTTCATCTAGGGTTTCAATCAGATGTGATAGTGTCAATGTAAACGTAATTGGAGCTCATCCACCACCACCTGCGTATGAACGCGTTATACGAGAACGAAGACTGCAGCAAACAAGTAATGAAACAAGGGGACTTCCAACTAGCACAG AACACTGCCCGCTTCCTCCCGTAACAACATTCCAATTTCCCTATGCAACTAATATCTCTTACCCTAATTCTAGAATACCCTCAGTCCCCAATACACCCTGTACCACAGTATCTAGTCCAATGTCCTCGACGTCGTGTACCAGCACCCCTGCAACCTCACCAGTTTTCACATTTCCAACTGCACCATTTCCTGGGATGCGCACCATACCGTCACCAATAAACGTCAAGCAAGAACCTCTAAGCAGTTTTGAAGATG aTGGTATGAGTGACAGTGGTTCAAACATGACCGACGAAGAAGTCATTGAT ATGGTCGATCAAATGCGAGAAGAAAGTAGTTCTCCAGATCCAAGTAGTCCTCTAGGTGCCAGGCTCTCACCACCCTTAATCAGTCAAAATGAATGGACGACAAGTACGTTTAATGATAAACAATTTTTCAGCAATGTTGTCACAACAAAAGGAGAAACTATCATAGATG CTGCAACCTCATCATTCCAGTCGTCAATGAATTACCCAACACCATTTTGCGACTATCCGTCTGCAGCACCTACACCAGTTATCAAGGAAGAAATTAAACAAGAATGCATGTCATCTTGCATAACAG GTGGAGAATCATTATCATGCAATGGTTTTGAAGTACCTAACGTCAGTGGTTTCAACTTGTGA